In the genome of Mytilus edulis chromosome 3, xbMytEdul2.2, whole genome shotgun sequence, one region contains:
- the LOC139517154 gene encoding interferon-inducible GTPase 5-like: protein MYMHDLGDYDIISCEEIDELQKLVEETGVLNLPNYISQKAKEWKEVQIHIAVLGETYVGKSTFINQLRGVEEWDNKFAPVGLGDTTLEPTAYENPYNKNMVFWDLPGVGTLKYSKDESYFRTINIERYDFFILMSDQCFSENDAWLAREIRKRGKPFFFVRSKLDEDLKSAEHDGQCIYEVLPRIHQSCTDNLRKANFRDPTIFIISNYDHEIGQFDDLMVAIFHSLPDFKKEAMILSIGPLTHQIIREKKKALHNRVFKIAVISAGAAAVPLPGIDVAVDLAIIAYEINFYMSEFGLDEESLMHLCKKTKTKYDQITESLKHSKSLLTEKSTLKTLFMKIVKTQAAEQVGGRFAKYIPVIGSIVSSCVAYAACVKFLRSEIDLLEEDAQTLVSIVIDKNKKL from the coding sequence aTGTATATGCATGATTTGGGCGATTATGATATTATTTCCTGCGAAGAAATAGATGAATTACAAAAACTGGTAGAAGAAACTGGAGTACTAAATCTGCCTAATTATATTTCCCAGAAAGCCAAAGAATGGAAAGAAGTTCAAATCCATATTGCAGTTCTTGGAGAAACTTATGTTGGCAAGTCAACCTTCATTAACCAGCTACGTGGTGTCGAAGAATGGGATAACAAATTTGCTCCCGTTGGGTTAGGAGACACTACATTGGAGCCTACAGCATACGAAAACCCATACAACAAGAACATGGTCTTTTGGGATTTGCCTGGTGTCGGAACTTTGAAATATTCTAAAGATGAAAGTTACTTCAGAACAATTAACATTGAGAGGTAcgacttttttattttaatgtctgATCAATGTTTTTCTGAAAACGATGCATGGCTGGCAAGAGAAATTAGAAAACGTGGCAAGCCGTTTTTCTTCGTTAGGTCCAAACTGGACGAGGATTTAAAAAGTGCAGAGCATGATGGTCAATGTATTTATGAGGTTCTACCCAGAATACATCAAAGCTGTACAGACAACCTTAGAAAAGCTAATTTCCGTGACCCAACCATATTTATCATATCGAACTATGACCATGAAATTGGCCAGTTCGATGACTTAATGGTTGCAATTTTTCACTCATTGCCAGATTTCAAAAAAGAGGCTATGATTTTATCGATAGGGCCACTCACGCACCAGATAATTCGAGAAAAAAAGAAAGCACTCCACAATAGAGTTTTTAAGATTGCAGTCATATCCGCTGGAGCGGCGGCTGTTCCACTTCCGGGCATAGATGTTGCTGTTGATCTTGCAATTATAGCATATGAAATCAATTTCTACATGTCTGAATTTGGTCTCGATGAAGAATCCTTAATGCATCTATGTAAGAAAACGAAAACGAAGTATGATCAAATCACTGAATCTTTGAAACATTCAAAATCTCTCCTTACTGAAAAGAGTACACTTAAAACCCTTTTCATGAAGATTGTGAAAACTCAAGCAGCAGAGCAAGTAGGCGGTAGATTTGCTAAGTATATACCTGTAATAGGGAGTATTGTTTCAAGTTGTGTGGCTTACGCTGCTTGTGTTAAATTTCTGAGAAGTGAAATTGATCTCTTGGAAGAAGATGCACAAACTCTTGTAAGCATCGTCATAGATAAAAACAAGAAActgtaa